In Rutidosis leptorrhynchoides isolate AG116_Rl617_1_P2 chromosome 2, CSIRO_AGI_Rlap_v1, whole genome shotgun sequence, one genomic interval encodes:
- the LOC139888684 gene encoding uncharacterized protein: MTFGAVTLTVHGMMKFPTLVGIATLYAERRRKIECVQINRTTVNPIIHEDGSISRNPVFPYQRIIIGDTLTKETKDKLYNILATKLDVFAWHVSDMIGVPRHIAEHKLNVNPNIPPVCPKKRGMAPERTKFLREEVRNLVDAGILQEVKYQTCVANPVMVRKLDNSWRMCVDFTDINKTCPKDNYPLP, encoded by the coding sequence ATGACATTTGGAGCTGTGACATTAACGGTACATGGAATGATGAAGTTTCCTACTTTGGTTGGCATTGCAACGCTATATGCTGAGCGGAGAAGAAAAATAGAATGTGTACAAATAAATAGAACTACTGTTAATCCAATCATTCATGAGGATGGGTCAATATCACGAAATCCAGTATTCCCATATCAGAGAATTATTATTGGAGACAcattaacaaaggaaacaaaagacAAACTTTACAATATTTTAGCAACCAAATTAGATGTTTTTGCGTGGCATGTTTCTGACATGATTGGAGTACCACGTCACATTGCTGAGCATAAGCTTAATGTAAATCCCAATATTCCACCAGTATGTCCAAAGAAAAGAGGCATGGCTCCTGAACGGACAAAGTTTCTTAGAGAGGAAGTTAGAAATTTGGTGGACGCTGGGATATTACAGGAAGTAAAGTATCAGACATGTGTAGCAAACCCAGTGATGGTGAGAAAACTAGATAACTCATGgaggatgtgtgtggatttcacagaTATAAATAAAACTTGCCCAAAAGATAACTACCCTTTGCCATAA